The Amycolatopsis coloradensis sequence CTTCCAGGCCCGCGCCGGCGAGGTCACCGCGCTGATCGGCGACAACGGCGCCGGAAAGTCCACTTTGGTCAAATGCCTGTCCGGCGCGGAACAGCCGACGTCGGGCAGCATCCTGCTCGACGGTGCCGAAGTGGTGCTGGACTCCCCCACCACGGCACGGCGGATGGGGATCGAGACGGTGTACCAGGACCTCGCGGTCGCACCGGAACTCGACCCGGCCGCGAACCTGTTCCTCGGCAGGGAGATCCACCGCAAGGGGTTCCTCGGCAAACTCGGGATGCTGGACAAGAAGGAGATGAAGCGCCAGGCCGTGGAGGAGTTCCAGCGGCTCGGCGTGACCCTGCAGAGCACCGACGTCCCGATCGGCTCGCTTTCGGGCGGGCAGCGGCAAAGTGTCGCCGTCGCGCGGTCGGTCGTCTGGGCGTCGAAGGTCGTGTTCATGGACGAGCCGACGGCCGCGCTCGGCGTCGTGCAGCGCGAACGCGTGCTCGACGTGATCAAGAAGGTGCGGGACAAGGGCATCGCCGTCGTGCTGATCAGCCACAACATGCCCGAGGTGCTGTCGGTGGCCGACCGCGTCGAGGTGCTGCGGCTCGGCAAACGCGTCGCCCGGTTCACCGGCGCCGACACGAAACTGGAAGACCTGGTCGCCGCGATGACGGGCGCCCTCGTACAAGAGGAGGCGGCGTGACCGTGTCCACTCCGACGAAGAACGGCCCCGAGATCCAGACCTCGGTGGACGGTGGTTTCGGCAAACGGTCGATCGGCCAGCGGTTGATCGGGGCGAACACGTTCTGGATCGCGCTGGTGCTGCTGGCGCTCATCATCGTGTTCACCGCGATCGCGCCCGCCGAGTTCGCGACACTGTTCACCTTCCAGACCCTGCTCATCGAGACCTCGGTGCTGCTGGTGCTCTCGGTCGGCATGACGTTCGTGATCATCACCTCCGGTATCGATCTCTCGGTCGGTTCGGTGCTGATCTTCGCGGGCATGGTGGCGGGCAAGACGATGGAAGCGCTCAGCCCGGACGGCGACGCCACCAAAGCGGGCTGGGGCGTCATCACCGCCGGGCTCGTGGCGGCCGTCGTCGCGGGCACGATCTGGGGCCTGATCAACGGTTTCCTGATCGCGGTGGCGAA is a genomic window containing:
- a CDS encoding ATP-binding cassette domain-containing protein, with product MSELLLDAQNLVKRYGSVEALRGASFQARAGEVTALIGDNGAGKSTLVKCLSGAEQPTSGSILLDGAEVVLDSPTTARRMGIETVYQDLAVAPELDPAANLFLGREIHRKGFLGKLGMLDKKEMKRQAVEEFQRLGVTLQSTDVPIGSLSGGQRQSVAVARSVVWASKVVFMDEPTAALGVVQRERVLDVIKKVRDKGIAVVLISHNMPEVLSVADRVEVLRLGKRVARFTGADTKLEDLVAAMTGALVQEEAA